The DNA region GCCTTGCTGGTAACTTTCGAACACACCGCCGTAATCGACGATGTGGCCGGTGCGCGGGATTCGTCCCGAGGTGGGTTTGATTCCGGCGATGCCGTTGGCGTGAGCGGGGCCGCGGATGGAGCCGCCGAAGTCGGTACCGACGTCGAACGGCGAACCGCCCGCGGCGATGATCGCGCCGCCGCCGCCGGTGGACCCGGAGGTGGAGCGGGTGACATCGTACGGATTGCGCGACATCCCGTAGATGATGTTCACGGTCGTGCCCAAGCCGCTGATACCGCCGAGGGTGAACTCGGGTGTGTTGGTTTTCCCGAGGAGAATGGCTCCGGCGGCGCGGAGGCGCGCGACGATGGTGGCGTCTTTGGACGGGACGAAGAAGGCGCGGCCCTGGGTGCCTCCGGTGGAGATGACGCCCTCGGTGTCCCAGGAGTCTTTGATGGTCATGGGAACGCCGTGGAGCGGGCCCTTGGATTTGCCGGACGCGAGGAGATCGTCGGCGGCTTTGGCCTCGGCGAGAGCGCGGTCGCGGCAGAACTGGACGACGGCGTTGAGCTTCGGGTTAACGACGTCGATGCGGGCGTAGTGGGCTTTGACGACTTCGACAGAGGAGACTTTTTTCTCGCGGATGAGCTGGGCGATTTTGGTCGCCGACATGAAGACGAGGTCGTCGGTTTTATCGGAAGACGTCGCGTAGGCGGGCGCTGACTGCGCGCTGGCGATTGCGGCGAAGGGAAGCGAAGCGAGGAGAGTGGCGGCGGATTTTTTTCCGGAGCCGGTGAGGAAAGCGCGACGGCTGGTGAAGGTGTTCGTGAGCGACATGTGTGGATGTGGCAGAGGTTAGATCGCGGGTTTCACGAAGCCGCCGGTGCCGGCTTCGACGAAGTAGGCGGCGGCGAGGGAGATGTCTTCACGCCAGGGCTTGGTGATCAGCTGCACGCCGATCGGCAGGCCGTCGGGTGAGGTGCCAGCGCGGACGACGGTGCCGGGCCAGCCCGTGTTGTTGTACGTGCCGGTGTATCCATAATTTCCACCGGCGGGTGGCGTCCAGCGGGGTTCATCCGGCCAGGGCTCGGCGGGAGTGGCGTTGGCAGGGCAGATGACGAGATCGTAGGGCTTTACCCACTGAAGGAATTTGACGCGGTTGGCGTCGAAGTCTTCGGCGAGTTTGGTGAACTGCGCAGTGTCGCACGACGGCTCGGAGCCCATCGCGATGACCGGCGAAACTTGCGTGGTGCCGTACTTGGCCAGCATGCGGTGGACCCAGGCGCGGCCGTCGGCGGTGGAGAGAGCGTTGCGGATTTCCTGGGACTCTTTGATGAGTGCCAGTGGAGCGTCTTCGACGACGGTGACGCCGAGATCTTTGAAGAGGGCGACGGTTTTTTGGACGGCGGCGACGGTCTCGGACGTACATTTTTTCTCAGAACCGTTTTCGATATAGTAGGCGACTTTGATTTTCTTGAGATCGACTTTGGAGACGTCGGCCCACGGCATCGGGGCGATGGCGGCGTCCATGTAGTCGGGGCCGGAGATCAGCGGGAGAATGAGGTCGAGATCCTCGACCCATCGGGCCATCGGGCCGATGACCTGGAAGGAGTCGAAGTAGCCACCGTAGTCGACGATGTGGCCGGTGCGCGGGACGCGTCCGAACTGGGGCTTGATGCCGGCGATGCCGCAGAAGTGAGCGGGGCCGCGAATGGAGCCGCCGAAGTCGGTGCCGATGTCGAAGGGCGAGCCGCCGGCCGCGATGATCGACGCGCCGCCGCCAGTGGAGCCGCCGGGCTGGTAGCCAAGTTTGTACGGGTTGTGAGTCTTGCCGTAGATGAGATTGGTGGTCTGGCCGGAGAGGGTGAGCTCGGGTGTATTCGTTTTTCCCAGTATGATGGCACCGGCGGCGCGGACGCGCTGGACGTAGGTGGCGTCGCGGGTGGCGATGCGGCCTTTGCGACCCATGGTGCCACCGGTGGAGACGAGCCCGAGGGTGTCGTGCGAGTCTTTCATGGTGCAGGGGACGCCGTGGAGCGGGCCGAAGAGTTTGCCCTTGGCGAGGGCTTCGTCGGCGCGTTGCGCTTCCTGCAAGGCTCGCTCGAAGCACGGAAAGACGACGGCATTGAGCTTAGGGTTAACCGCCTCGATGCGGGCGATGTAGGCCTTGGTGACCTCGACGGAGGAGATTTTCTTTTCCCTGATCATCGCAGCGATGCGCGCGGCGGAGGTGTAGAGAATATCGTCGGGGATCGGTGCTTTGCTGGCGGCGGCTTCGAGGCGGAGGCGGGAAGCGAGGACGGTGGCGGCGGAAAGGGCGCCGAGTTGTCCGATGAAGCGGCGGCGGGAGGACGGCGGGAGGAAGGCTTGGGAACGCATGTGCAAGAAGCAGGTGTTGAGAAGGCCCGGAGTGACGTGTGATCACGCGGAGAGACGCGACGGACTGCGGGGTGGGCAGGACGAAACGATTCCAGTGATGCGGTCTCTCGCTTAGCACGGGAGATGCCCCGGGTGCCGCGAATCGGGTGCGTGGAGAAGGATTCAACACGCGGGGCGGGTGATTGTTTTTAATTCAAGCCGGCGGGCTTGATGAGGCTGTGCTTTCGGAAGTTGGGGTTGCGCCTGGCGTGTTGATCCGAACCATCCCGCGTTCGTACATGACGCGTTTCTTGCTCACTCCACCTTAATTTTTTCCGCTGACCCAGCGTCGAGCGGTGGGTGAGTGCGGTGTCTGCCACAATTGTGGTAGCGCGCTTGTTCTAATACGACGGTCCTGTGAGGGACGCTGTTACCTGCTTCGCCGGTTTAACTGTGGCGTGTTTACCGCGCTGTTTCTTTCCAGGGCTTCTGCCCACATTTTAACTTTTAATCAGATCACTCATGTCCACTCAGACCTATAAACATCAATGGTTCGGCAACCCGGTCCGCGATCTCGTAGCCGGCACTGTTGTCGCCCTCGCGCTCATTCCCGAGGCCATCGCCTTCTCCATCATCGCAGGC from Nibricoccus aquaticus includes:
- a CDS encoding amidase, with the protein product MSLTNTFTSRRAFLTGSGKKSAATLLASLPFAAIASAQSAPAYATSSDKTDDLVFMSATKIAQLIREKKVSSVEVVKAHYARIDVVNPKLNAVVQFCRDRALAEAKAADDLLASGKSKGPLHGVPMTIKDSWDTEGVISTGGTQGRAFFVPSKDATIVARLRAAGAILLGKTNTPEFTLGGISGLGTTVNIIYGMSRNPYDVTRSTSGSTGGGGAIIAAGGSPFDVGTDFGGSIRGPAHANGIAGIKPTSGRIPRTGHIVDYGGVFESYQQGGPMARKVEDLALLMPILSGPDDLDCAILPMPWTEPSTVDLSKLRVAYYTSLAPDSAKPTAEMTATVLACAKFFEGLGCKVTESHPPGAIEAAELSTKLREGDGNAWQKRLTEKYKTTKPGPDRRFDYPLIATSEYTKLLEDRDAWRSKMLGWVKSFDLIICPPSLGPAPVIGSREGNERVRGSGYTTTYNLTGWPSGVVRAGTSPEKMPLGIMLTAQPWREDVVLAAMSAVEGKFGGWSKPSI
- a CDS encoding amidase, yielding MRSQAFLPPSSRRRFIGQLGALSAATVLASRLRLEAAASKAPIPDDILYTSAARIAAMIREKKISSVEVTKAYIARIEAVNPKLNAVVFPCFERALQEAQRADEALAKGKLFGPLHGVPCTMKDSHDTLGLVSTGGTMGRKGRIATRDATYVQRVRAAGAIILGKTNTPELTLSGQTTNLIYGKTHNPYKLGYQPGGSTGGGASIIAAGGSPFDIGTDFGGSIRGPAHFCGIAGIKPQFGRVPRTGHIVDYGGYFDSFQVIGPMARWVEDLDLILPLISGPDYMDAAIAPMPWADVSKVDLKKIKVAYYIENGSEKKCTSETVAAVQKTVALFKDLGVTVVEDAPLALIKESQEIRNALSTADGRAWVHRMLAKYGTTQVSPVIAMGSEPSCDTAQFTKLAEDFDANRVKFLQWVKPYDLVICPANATPAEPWPDEPRWTPPAGGNYGYTGTYNNTGWPGTVVRAGTSPDGLPIGVQLITKPWREDISLAAAYFVEAGTGGFVKPAI